The Aphis gossypii isolate Hap1 chromosome 3, ASM2018417v2, whole genome shotgun sequence genome includes a region encoding these proteins:
- the LOC126551018 gene encoding zinc finger BED domain-containing protein 5-like, producing the protein MERWLKKGTLKRSSQEPEYFAVNSSHIDNHSNNENDTNEITPKYFKKCRKYDESYISLGFMNNNDNPQCVICSKVLPNSSMAPAKMRRHLESVYGELKEKNVEFFIRKHDELLKSINCMIQTTKTVNEKATEASYLVSYQIAQRGEAYTIAESLIKPCAMEMVKCMLDEKSAKEISKIPLSNDTVANRINDLAADIQNELVFRLKSCKFALQMDESTDEAGLAILIVIVRYQHESTLLEDLLLCKSLPTRTTGAEIFDLLNSFLEGNEIPWENCVDICTD; encoded by the coding sequence atGGAGAGATGGCTTAAAAAAGGAACTCTAAAACGTTCCTCTCAAGAACCTGAATATTTTGCGGTGAACTCAAGTCATATTGATAATCATAGTAATAATGAGAATGATACAAATGAAATCaccccaaaatattttaaaaaatgtagaaagTATGATGAAAGTTACATATCATTAGggtttatgaataataatgataatcctCAGTGCGTTATTTGCAGCAAAGTTCTCCCAAATAGCTCTATGGCTCCAGCTAAAATGCGTCGTCATTTAGAATCTGTTTACGGTgaacttaaagaaaaaaatgtagaattcTTTATTCGAAAGCATGACgaactattaaaatcaataaactgTATGATTCAAACCACAAAAACTGTGAATGAAAAAGCAACCGAAGCTTCTTATTTAGTTAGCTATCAGATAGCTCAACGCGGTGAAGCTTACACAATTGCCGAAAGTCTAATAAAACCTTGTGCTATGGAGAtggtaaaatgtatgttagaTGAAAAATCTGCAAAAGAAATATCTAAAATCCCACTATCGAATGACACGGTAGCTAATCGTATCAATGATTTAGCAGCCGATATACAGAATGAACTTGTTTTTCGTCTCAAATCGTGCAAATTTGCATTACAAATGGATGAGTCTACCGATGAAGCTGGGCTTGCAATATTAATTGTCATCGTTAGGTATCAACACGAAAGCACATTATTGGAAGATCTTCTTTTATGCAAATCTCTACCAACACGTACTACTGGAGCTGAAATATTTGATCTTCTAAATTCATTTCTTGAAGGAAATGAAATACCATGGGAAAACTGCGTTGATATCTGTACCGATTGA